A genomic region of Eucalyptus grandis isolate ANBG69807.140 chromosome 5, ASM1654582v1, whole genome shotgun sequence contains the following coding sequences:
- the LOC120293632 gene encoding receptor-like protein 9DC3 gives MEGLGFGKEGGGYDDLCGIPRDLESVVEVSLEVEEEVLVSGFSRGCCGRGFGSGNRLSGGFPSSFENLKHLTYLDLSGNDLYGDILGALHLKDLQRLYLGLLNLNSVLDVNDLFTLKNLTTLYLSNNNISFTKSFINATTLKLAYLYLDSCNLTEFPRSNLLETNLPIPPPLVKLYNISNNGLFGDIPTSICKVSSLAMLDLSNNALNGTLPSCLGSIGPLILLNLARNKFNGMIPHGYLDGCALRMIDVRENQLSGIVPRSLGNCKMLEYLNLGDNQINDTFPFWLSELAYLKAIGLQSNSFHGPIESNLSQLNFTSLHILDISNNNFNGEFPSNLLKSCQAMKVVIGQDELAYLNIIQSIDWAYDSFSEISMTYAMKLMNKGTKKEYAKIPEVLMAIDLSNNKFEGFIPELIGDLKSLRMLNLSNNLLNGSIPPSLANLTVLEALDLSRNNLVGEIPQQLARLTFLSVFDVSHNHLSGPIPRGTQFDTFESNSFAMNNGLCGSPLPNKCTNGENTPPPPSYFKVDEEEECLFNLDWRIVLVGTGVGFSIDVVIENLIIDEKRMWFLCCSKKMAKGWKKVRKGLADKKICS, from the exons ATGGAGGGGTTGGGTTttgggaaggagggaggaggataTGATGATCTTTGTGGCATACCTAGAGATCTTGAAAGCGTTGTCGAGGTAAGCCTCGAGGTAGAGGAGGAAGTCCTCGTCTCTGGTTTTTCCCGTGGCTGTTGCGGCAGGGGTTTTGGCAGTG GTAATCGGTTAAGTGGTGGATTTCCATCTTCATTTGAGAACCTGAAGCATTTGACTTATCTCGATCTTTCTGGCAACGACTTGTACGGTGATATTTTGGGCGCATTGCATCTGAAGGATCTTCAAAGGCTTTATCTTGGGTTGCTTAATCTCAATAGTGTTCTCGATGTGAATGATCTATTCACACTCAAGAACTTGACAACCTTATATTTGTCCAACAACAACATATCTTTCACCAAGTCATTCATCAATGCCACTACATTGAAGCTCGCCTACTTATACTTGGATTCATGCAACTTGACCGAGTTCCCACG TTCTAACTTGCTAGAAACAAACCTCCCCATCCCACCTCCCTTGGTTAAGCTATACAACATCTCCAACAATGGCCTATTTGGGGATATTCCAACATCCATTTGTAAAGTGAGCTCACTTGCCATGCTCGATTTGTCCAACAATGCTCTGAATGGCACACTTCCTTCTTGTTTGGGAAGTATTGGtcctttgattttattaaaCCTTGCGAGAAATAAATTCAATGGCATGATTCCTCATGGTTACCTAGATGGTTGTGCATTGAGGATGATTGACGTTAGAGAAAACCAACTAAGTGGGATTGTTCCGAGATCTTTAGGAAATTGCAAAATGCTGGAGTATTTGAACCTTGGTGACAACCAAATTAATGATACATTCCCATTTTGGCTATCGGAATTGGCCTACCTAAAAGCAATTGGCTTGCAGTCAAATAGTTTCCATGGTCCCATAGAATCTAATCTAAGCCAGCTCAACTTCACCAGTTTACACATCCTGGACATTTCCAACAACAACTTCAATGGCGAATTTCCTTCCAACTTGTTGAAGAGTTGCCAAGCCATGAAGGTCGTGATTGGTCAAGATGAGTTGGCATATTTGAATATTATTCAATCTATTGATTGGGCTTATGAttcattttctgaaataagtatgacttatgcaatgaaattgatgaataagGGCACGAAAAAGGAATATGCAAAGATTCCAGAGGTCCTCATGGCAATTGACCTCTCCAACAACAAGTTTGAAGGGTTCATTCCTGAACTCATTGGAGATTTGAAATCACTTCGCATGCTCAACCTTTCAAACAACCTCCTCAATGGTAGCATCCCTCCTTCCTTGGCCAACCTGACAGTGCTCGAAGCACTGGATCTTTCTCGAAACAATCTTGTGGGAGAGATTCCTCAACAACTAGCCCGCCTCACATTTCTTTCGGTTTTCGATGTCTCTCACAATCATCTATCAGGACCAATACCACGTGGAACGCAATTTGATACGTTTGAGAGCAATTCATTTGCAATGAATAATGGTTTGTGTGGAAGTCCCTTGCCAAATAAATGCACAAATGGTGAGAAcactccaccaccaccatcatatTTCAAagtggatgaagaagaagagtgtcTCTTCAacttggattggagaattgtgCTAGTTGGCACCGGAGTTGGGTTTTCAATCGATGTTGTGATAGAAAACTTGATCATTGATGAGAAGAGGATGTGGTTCTTGTGCTGCTCCAAGAAAATGGCAAAAGGATGGAAAAAGGTGAGGAAAGGTCTGGCAGACAAGAAAATATGCAGCTAG